In Elaeis guineensis isolate ETL-2024a chromosome 1, EG11, whole genome shotgun sequence, a genomic segment contains:
- the LOC105060610 gene encoding uncharacterized protein — MAFTITTSSQGSTSTSGLQLARSWENAITGIGQIFKDATHFKKALRNYSIAHNKDYQFIENDKLKVTVKCINESYPWRLHASRVGQQGTFKIKTFSNTHSCGSGIGRDGHPKASKIWVADIVFQKVRDRPLYRPIDIKKDIQKDFGIHLSYRQAWLDKEVARVALHGEHYTSFDLLRWYGEAVAETNPENLFVLEYPDRYFERVFICFHACLVGFKSECCPLLFMDGTHILNRYGGVMLSAMALDVENEMFPLAFAIISQFISYISDIREISSKAYEWIEHGSDIDHWPNALFKEKQYGEMYSNIVESFNNWTKETYLVLKIEELINMNIEDGRDLTERYSNGERFEIVADYVLAANAYRRIYEHAIFSTADISKPTGVKREDLIIKPPITKPKTEKPKKKHIESQPEEVRLLKCGKCHNVGHNRRTCNAPIDEE; from the exons ATGGCTTTCACGATCACAACTTCATCCCAAGGTTCTACATCTACATCTGGCCTTCAATTAGCTAGATCATGGGAGAATGCCATAACAGGCATTGGTCAAATATTTAAAGATGCAACTCATTTTAAGAAGGCACTAAGAAATTATTCAATCGCCCATAACAAAGATTATCAATTCATCGAGAATGATAAATTAAAAGTTACTGTCAAATGCATTAATGAAAGTTATCCATGGCGACTGCATGCATCAAGGGTTGGGCAGCAGGGGACTTTCAAAATCAAAACATTCAGTAACACGCATTCTTGCGGCAGTGGTATTGGGAGGGACGGACATCCAAAGGCATCAAAAATATGGGTTGCCGATATAGTGTTTCAGAAAGTCAGAGACAGACCATTGTATAGACCAATTGATATCAAGAAGGATATTCAAAAAGATTTTGGCATTCATCTTTCTTACAGGCAAGCTTGGCTCGATAAAGAGGTTGCTAGAGTTGCATTACATGGTGAACATTATACATCATTTGATCTTTTGCGATGGTATGGTGAAGCAGTGGCTGAGACTAACCCAGAAAATTTATTTGTACTTGAGTATCCAGATAGATATTTTGAGAGGGTGTTTATATGTTTTCATGCATGTTTAGTTGGATTCAAGAGTGAATGCTGCCCTTTATTGTTCATGGATGGAACCCATATTCTTAATAGATATGGTGGTGTAATGCTCTCAGCAATGGCACTTGATGTTGAGAATGAGATGTTTCCACTGGCTTTTGCTATT ATATCACAATTCATTAGTTATATTAGTGACATAAGAGAGATTTCATCGAAGGCATATGAATGGATTGAACATGGCTCAGATATTGATCATTGGCCAAATGCTCTATTTAAGGAAAAGCAATATGGGGAGATGTACTCTAATATTGTGGAGTCATTTAACAATTGGACGAAAGAG ACATATCTAGTTCTTAAGATTGAAGAGCTGATAAAtatgaacattgaagatggaagggATCTTACAGAGCGATATTCAAATGGCGAGCGGTTTGAAATAGTCGCAGATTAT GTATTGGCAG CGAATGCTTACCGAAGAATATATGAGCATGCCATCTTTTCTACCGCGGACATTTCTAAACCTACAGGAGTAAAGCGTGAGGATCTGATTATAAAACCACCTATAACCAAACCAAAGACAGAAAAGCCTAAAAAGAAGCATATTGAATCCCAACCAGAGGAAGTCCGTCTGCTTAAATGTGGGAAATGTCATAATGTTGGGCACAATCGAAGAACATGCAATGCCCCAATAGATGAAGAATAA